GTCAcctatataaaagaaaagaatttataCCTCAACCGAAATTAGACATCGGGCGGTTctaacccgttttttttttttttaaagggggGGCCCGAGGGGAAAGAGCCGTCGGAATCGCGCTCGAACCGAACAGAACCAACCGATCTCTCTTCAAGAATCGATTGTTTGAATTCAAGTCCGTCCCCTATCTAATTATATCGATAataactcatttattaaatatttgtgcattagatttcaaaaagtttaaggttAATGTTCTGAGAAATCTTAATAATTCTTAAACAAGGTGGGACATATtagattttttagttttatcttaatttttttaaaaatatttacaaaattattttttaaatgcatTTAGATTTCCAATTAAGTTGATGATGGTTGGgtttattaatggcaatttttcGATTCGTAGAAATCGCTAGATAAGTTTTCGATTGATAatgttataaagatattgaattaagaatgGGGTTCCTTAATTTATAaatcttatcaattttattttatgaatatttttattaattacataattacaacattagttattaattatagatcttaataatttttatattaattattactaattatgttataaagataagcttcacaagaaaaaactataaataaaataaatataaacaagttaaaaaatatgaaataaactaaatattataaatataaataattaaaacagttaaaaaataaaattaaaaaaaaaaaaaaaaaaaaaccctatttttaaaaaaaaaaacaaggaactagtaatatttatttttaaaaaaatattttttaaaaaattaatgaacttaTTACATTGGTGGTCATGATCggggaaaatttaaaataaagatataaaatgtctttatttttataataaaaatttgaagtgaattttgttttaaatatgattctgtgtctttttttttttaaagaagatgATCAatgatgtttttatcatttatttatttaaaaaaataatctgtttttacttttattttttgttcattcctTTTTGTCGATAGCCAGCATACCGGTTACCGACAAGGGCGGTGAGAGTTGGCAGGTCGCCCTCACCTGTGGCTGTCGAGGGTGACCTTGCTTGGGCAGGACGAGGGCCCGATCCGATCTGACAAGTGtgttatgtaaaaaaaaaaaaaaagtggtcaaATGTGTTTTACTAAAGGATCGATAGCTCCTTGGCGCGTAGACTCCAATTTTAATTATCCAATGGGGGATGACTACCTCGAGAAGGCAAAAAGCACAGCCACGGTGATTGCCGATTGGTGGAAACAAAGCCATGGGCTTAGCTGGCCGCAATTATTCCAGCTGCGAAATTATAATAATAGCAACTTCTAACCTAAGGAGATAACATCAATTCTCTTATCACATACTAAGGGTTAAGACCTGTGAGCTGTGACCCAATTTATATGTGAAGCTAGTGAGTTATGTTcagaagaattaccaaaaagtcctaaattttattgTATCTAtaccgattcagtcttaaattttttaatttattcaatttagtcttacaaCCTTTAAATGATTTTCctattcagttttaaacctttcaattgtgctactTTTTTTTAGTGAACAATTGTGCTactttaatcttaaacattttgatgatttgccattATAGCTCTAAAACCTTTtggggatttgtcaatttagtcatttcggccaattttggcaggaaatgGCTAACCCGATGAACTAGTCAACGTCGATCgccctacgtggcacaaccgacgccaacgtggacaaattttaagattttttttattatttcttttttttcttttttgttccattttctttttctagccTTGGACAAGGACATTGGCCACAGTCAAGGGCGTCCCTTGCCTTGGTCTAGTCTATGGCCTCCGCGCCCTTGCTGGCCACGGGAGAGGGTAGTCGgctttaggaaaaaaaaaaaaaaagaaataataaaatttagaaggacttaaaatattatttacgtCACCAACGGCCATCTCTAGCcttgccatgtaggacgatcgACCGACTAAACCCGCTACTTCAGCAATTTCTAACTAAAAATGATtgaaaggactaaattagtaaatcgtcaaaatggttaggattaaattggcagatctttagaaattttagaattgaattggcataatccaaaggtataggactaaattggcggaTTGTCACAAGGTTTAGGGCTAggattgaccaaattaaaaggtttaaggctaAATTAGCATaagtgtaatatgtttaggactttttgggtaattttttttcgttATATTTAGGTAAACAAAATGTGTTATGTGGTAAATCAATTATTTGATGTGGATTTAGTGTGAATAGCGCAAACTTATTCACGCGCTTCtttcatttaaatcaattaTACTTCAACGCATGTTGGattgattaatttaatttattcgaGATACTTTCGTAATCTTTTCTATTAAGCAGAGTTATAgacaaatgaaaagaatgaattGTATATTATTCGGATGAATAGTGTGTCACTCTCATGTGTACTTATATCCGAACAATAAGCTCATGGAAACTAGCTAACCTAGGAACTAATCGATATTATTGGATCATTTACAATCTCATAAAAATCGACAAACATTCTAACATTACCCCAAGCGCAAGGCTGTTTCAAAGAAGCCAAATGGAATTTGGACAAGAAACTAGAAGATTGAGCAAGAGGAGGTGCTTTTGCAAGTTTATTGGCAGAAGGGACATAGGCAAGATCAATAATTCCTCGAAGAAGATTTTATCCAGTAAAGTGACAACATTCTCAGTACGTGTAATGCACTCTAGTAATTGATTAGCTCCTTACTATGCGAAGAAATCAAGGAACAGCCAAGAAACACACAAAACCCTCGTTTGTAGAAATGCGATTGCCGATGTCTCCGGCGTAGTCCGCATTCGAGGAGATGCAAAACCCTACAACGGTGCTGGAGTGAAGTCCATAAAATAAGGTCCCCATAACGTGCCGCGGAATTTGCAGCACAATGATGTAGTGAATAAAACGCGCATCACATAAACTTAATCACAGTACGGATTGTGATTACCTTGTCAGAATGAGCAATAGTGAGATATAATAAAGTCTTGTAATATGATACCATTAAGAAGGCCGAGCATGGCATTGAGCTACAGTAGGTAGAAGTGATCCCATCATCAATGAAACCTGCTTAAGACATGAAATCTAATGCATATTTTGTTTGAGTAAGAAGAACTCATCTCGAGGTAAAGAGTTAGAGTATGTTCATAATTGTCGCTTAGGAAACGATTGTTGTGGATTTTATCTTATTAAAAACTCAAGTTTAAATTTAAAGTCATAGATGTTAGAGGTTTAAGAAGCAGTtcaagaattttattttttttaggtttgtTTATAGgaagagagtaaaaaaaaaatttgatcgaaAAGGAAGAGATAATTTCGAATTGTGTAAACTGTAAAGTATTACCCTTTTTTCAACGAGTTACGTGGCAGAGGCAGACTTTTAAAATTAATAGGACAAAGCAAGGCTGATCAGTATCAGTACAAGAACACAGCAGCAAACCAAGGAGAAATCAAAGCATGCCTTCTTTCTTAAgcatttctcctctctttcttcccCTGACCCGTATTCGGAAGGTCAAGCGATAAAGCGTTtcaggaggagaagaaagaagcagCTGCTCATCACTATCACTTAGCCTTGCTTCTCTTAAAGGTACGAGCTTTTTATCTCTTGTTCTTTTATTACTCGCGTCCTTCGCTTGAGCTCTCGCCCGATTCATATCGGATCATTCCCCAGTCAAAGACCCTGCTTCCTgccaaaatgtgaaattttctgTTCCTTATTGCGTACAGTTTGATGGGTACCTGTCTTTTTGCGAATTCACACTTGGGACATTGATCGCCCGTTGAAACTGTTAGTGTAGGTAAAAATCGGATGTTTTGAACATGCTTTGTGACTTCTTGAATGAGGGGGTCTATCTTTTGATGTTGTTGAGGTAGCGGTGGTTCAATGGGGGGTTCGAGTAAGGGACAATCGTCGTCGTTATCGTCTCGTCTGTCGCCTTTGGCCGAGCCCTTCAAATTGAGCAAGCCCTGTCAGCAGCAAGTTTATACTCGCTCGTCAGAGCCTTCAATTGACAGTTGGCAAAGTCTCAATCCTTCTGCCGTGTTGGTCCATCCGTTTTCCAGTCTTGAATTGGACGGCGATGCACCTGGTGATTGCGGTTACTCTGTTTATGACTTTGGAACTGATGTCTCGGGCTTTCCTTATGATTATCAAGATTACCCATCTGAGGCATCCCCGGATCTCAGTGGTTATGAAACTGTCTCAGTAATTGAGTCGTCTCGTGTGAATTGTGGCAAAGACGTTTCCAATCTGGTCTGTGATGGCCAAATCAGTGCTGTTGAGGATGAGGGCACTAAGGATAAAAAGGAAAGCAGCATTGGCTGTCAGGGGAGCATTGTTGTGAAGGGGAAGAATGCTAGTGATTCGATCACATATGCATATCCGCTCTTTGCAAAGCAAGGTCAGTAGTTTCTTTTCCAATTAAGATGTTTTTTCAGTCATGTTGGGTAGGCTGAATAGATAGAGGTGAGATGCGATTATTCTCGTCCCATCCAGTGTTCAAGGACCCCTTTTGGATTGGAAATAAAGCACAGTAGGATCTCTTGCATTTATTGTTCTAAGATAATACTGCTGTGTGGTCAGTAATTAGTTCTTGCTTATATTATTGGTCTTTCACTTGGCACCGACTCTTGTTGACTGTACTTTGCCTCATTTTCGGGGGGTTATATTTGAGTGTTTCTAATTACTATAAGGTACAGCTTTGTCTACGAAGGTTTTGATGTAGTGTTTACATTGTCTAAGCTAGTCCATTTATGGTATAATGGATGCTATGGCTTGTTGCTCGTTGTTGTGGTAGCATTTGTCTAAACTAGTCCATGGTCTGGTATAATAATGGATGCTATGGCTTGTCATGTCATCGTGGTAGCATTGCTTTGTTTTGGTTGAGTTGTCCAAATTTTTTCAGTCAAATTCGTCCTGCATGTTCAGAAAATCTGTTTTTGCTCCAGTCCTGGTGGctaatttgaattttgctaTTGAAGAACTAGACTACTTCGTGAAATTAGACAAAAAGCAGCTAAATAGTTTGGTTTTTGTTCGCGTCAGAATATCTGTGAAATTTAGTATTTGGAAGTCTGTATTATATTGGTTTTCTTGTTCAATTCAAACTCATTAAgacttcattaaggactccaaaTCAGTGGCATGCTTGACTCTTAGCTATAGTGGTCTCAGATCTAGATATTTAAGGGCTTCTGTGTTTGGTTTCATTTACCTCAGAGAACCTCTATGACATGGCATGCCGTTAGGGTTCTCCAATCTAGTTAGGTCTCTGGGCTCTTGAGGATCATCGCAGATTCCTTTTCCTCACCTATTTTTGTTACTGTTTGCCTCTGAATGGAAAAAACTTCACTATGTATTGGGATGGTGAGGACTAAATGTGCCTTCTTCTTAAGTTTATTCAGGCCCTCATCAGCAGCCCCCAGACAGTTATAAAGTTTTCCATATAGTAATTTTGGCTTCGGCAATTGCTTTTGGCTTGAGCAACAGTTCTCTTACGtgcatttaattttttggatcttttcttttgccaaaaaaagtATTTTGTAGGTTTGACAGTCTGCAGGATTCCCTTTGCCATAATGTGTATAGTGGGAGGAGAAAAATTAATGTGATGCATAAAGGGAATGTGTATTTCAAAACCAGTGAGAGTTTGGTATTACTTTGTCTCCTCATGAACTTATCTCTCTGCAGAGAATAATGCTTCTAAAGGATCCAAGAGCTTTCATGAAACTTGTAATGATCTCTGTATGGGTTATTTAGAAACTTTCGCGAGAGATGATCTGATCAAATTCCGAGGGACAGAGCTAAAAGAGGCTGAATGTACCTCATTTCCAGTACTAGATCCCAGTGTCAGCGCCTTAGAGCTTTCAGTTTCAATGGATCAGTATtcctctacaacctccccaaaTAGTTACAGTAACTCACAATGTCCAGCAGACGTGGTCAGAGGGAACAACAGTAATCCCAACAATGTTTCATCTGAATCTGGGAGATGCTTCTCCCAGTGTGAATCTCATAAAGAGAAAATTGTAGATTCTGCTTTTCGAGGTACAGATCATTGTCAAGCTCCATGTTTTGGGCAATCAAGCATTGACGAAAAAATTTCTCCCTCTGATCTTGATGTTCCGGGACCTCCGAGTTGTAGTGGTATTGGGGCTTTCAATGGAAGGGAGAAGTTTTCTTGTGATAGTACATTGGAAATGGACTTTCCTGCTTATCACGAGAGAGTTTCTACTCTAAAAGGCGAGGAGAGAAAAAGTCCGAGATTGGAAGTTGTCATGAATGCCGAATCGTTGCCTATAGTTCAATGCAAACGGAAAGGTGCTGAAGGAATTAATTGTGCCCAAGATTCTCTTTTATTGCTTGAAAAGGATGGGCTCAACCAGAATGAGTTAGATGAGAGTGATGCTGACGAAGATTCACCTTGTTGGGAAGGACTGAATTTTTCGCGTATTGCGTTTAGAGATTCTGAAACTTTGGATCATCAACTTGATGGAGCTCTTGATCATAAACTTCATGAAAATCGATCGGAGGAAAGAAGCAGTTTGAATCCCCTGGCACCTGTCTTTGTTCCTCAAAATATCGAACTTAGGTTGTGTCACAAGGAGATTGAATGTGCACAAGATGATTCCTTGCCTTTCCAAAAGGGTGCATCTTCTGCTTCTATCACTTTGTCTGAAGTACAGACATTGCAATATGACGACATGGCAAGACTCTTCAATTGGGAAGGACCAAAGGCATTTGGCCCTCGGTGCACATATGATATGCATAACCCTGCTCTGGAACCTCTTCTGAAGGGAAAGGCAAGTAGCTTTGCTAAGGTTGATTCTGGTGTCTCGTCACCATTTCTTAAGGAGGATTTTGTTACACATACCGGAAATATTGGAAGGGGAACAAATCTTGAAGTCCcagggaaaattatcaataaTATCACCCTTCACGATGCAACTAGTGTTTCTGTCTCTGCGGTGGTGCATGTCTCTGAGTCAAAGTCACTTGAACAGTGGTCTTCTTTAGGAGTTGGAGGGCCCACTCACACTGAGGCTCGTTTCGATGTATCTGAAGTAGTGTCCGCATCAACAAGGACAGAAGTGGATGTACTTGTCAATGCGATGCATTCTCTTTCAGAGTTGCTTATAGATAAGTGTGTGAATGGATACATGTTGAGTGCTGCTGTGCATGACAGAATCCAGGTTGTAATCAGCAATCTCTCAAATTGCACAAAACAGAGGGAGAGGCAGGGGACATCTTTGGATGAAGCAAATATTCCTGGGATCTTGAGCTTTTCAAACAAGTCTGCTTATGCATGCATGGTACGATTTGGTAGTGGTGGTGTTATATTTTCAATCTCATTTGTAACTGGAATATAAACAGATAATGTCTATGGGAAAAGAAACTTCTGACCTCAGAATCTgcataattttcattaatagatctATAAATTTTCACACCGGCTCTTTGGGCATTTTAATTTGTCAACAATTCAGGAGCATATGCTCATTTGCCAACAACTTTTCTGCTATACTCTATGGTGAGAAATGCAGTTTCCTTTTGGAGAGGCAAAAAGATGATAAGTTTCTGACAGCGATATCCCCATATTCTAAGGAATTTGCTGAGGATCATAGTATTCTTAGTTAGGATATTCTGTGCTTACTCTGACTTGACTGCATATTAGGCAATGATTTGATATTCTTGAAATAAACTACTTACACTATGTTGAAGTACAATGAAATCAACAGTTTTGCTATGTAGAAGTATGCATTTGTGTTGTTCTACAGGGATGAGGATTGTGGTCCGAATTGCCGGTCCAACTTGTATGACAAGTCAATCAAAAGCTAAGAATGTGGACTAGTCAATCAGCTGCTTAAACATTTATAGTTTGTCATGTAGTGGAAACTTATGATTTATGGGCCTGACCTTCACTAAGTAACTACTGTATGCAGAATTCTGATTCAGTGCTGTCAAATGAGGAGTTGCAGGATGCTCGTTCTCTGGTCGGCAATATAAGCAATGGGATTCCCCAGGTAATATTCACAGCATCGCATTAAATATACTTATCAACAGTTGTCTTCACTGAAAGGACGTAAAAAGTAGATGGCTTTTGGTTTGTGAGGTGCAGTTCATTGAGAAGAGTGTGGAAGCCGGTCATGTGGAGGACCAAATGAGTCCCCAGACTGTATTATATAAGAACCTATGGCTTGAAGCTCAAGAGGCATTACACGTAATGAAGCATAAGGCATCTGTTGCACGTATAAAGTCCAAGACATAGATTCACAAGAGAGCACTTAAGTTTTCTTGGTTGAAGCGTGATTTTGCAGGTAAATTGTCATCTCTCTccttaaatttttatatattttcgatcGAAATCAATAAACTTATAAGTTTTTATCAGGTGATCGTGCTTTCACGATAATTTCAACCATGTCATTCCATCAGTTGTCAATGGTTGAAGTAACAAGAGGCTGACTTGACAGAAAAAAGACATGTCACTCTATCCACGTGTCATATGGCATCTCAGTGTTTCGGTAACTTTCCTATTGAACGgttgatgaaatgaaatgattgaAATCATTTGGAAGGACAGCTGACCTGATTGAAAGTTTCAAGTTCAGTGACCTGATAGAATGTAGCTGCAAAGTTGGATGACTGTATCTTGCCCTGATTTTGCTGTATGAGAATATGGGCCATTATTTCACCTCCTGGAGTGAAAGTCGTTACGAGACTTGAGAGTTTGTATTTGATCCCAGATGTTGGCCTTATAGAGATGGTGGGGAAGGGGAAGTACACATATTTGAGATGACAAAAGAAACTGCAAGCCATGCACAAGTTTATGTTTGTGCATTGCTCACGAGAGCATATGATTGCCCTTGATGGCTCAAATAGTCCAACCAGAAAATGCATGTTTTGTTTCATTAGAGGGAACCgattgctttctctctctctctctctctctctctctctctctctctatgctaCACAGATTTCATTGTATTTAGCAACAGGAGTCATTGCGAAATGATGGAGATATTGTGTGTCTGAGTATGTGCGCACTCTGGTATCACAGAGATGATCATCTGAACACGAAAAATGATTGTAAGCACCAAAGCAGCAGCTATTGGCTGACCATAAGCGAGCGCCCCTCCTGAGTGCAATGGAGGTCGCTAACCCGGGCCATGGGCCTTCTTGATCACCCATCAACCCTGTCCAGGTAAGTTATCTGTCATACTGATGCGGAATCGAAGGATGGACAGTCCATGGTTCAACAGCAGGAAAATGCCACAGCCCAAACACTGAAAACAAGGAAAGAACATTACCACAGCCTCACATCCAGTGGGCCACTGGTGTGTAGCAAAGCTTGGACTGATGGGGCAGCCATCTGACTCAAATCCAGGTCAACCCTTCTTGCTGTAGATGCATACTGAACAGGAACGTATATCG
The sequence above is drawn from the Rhodamnia argentea isolate NSW1041297 chromosome 9, ASM2092103v1, whole genome shotgun sequence genome and encodes:
- the LOC115740840 gene encoding uncharacterized protein LOC115740840 isoform X2, which translates into the protein MGGSSKGQSSSLSSRLSPLAEPFKLSKPCQQQVYTRSSEPSIDSWQSLNPSAVLVHPFSSLELDGDAPGDCGYSVYDFGTDVSGFPYDYQDYPSEASPDLSGYETVSVIESSRVNCGKDVSNLVCDGQISAVEDEGTKDKKESSIGCQGSIVVKGKNASDSITYAYPLFAKQENNASKGSKSFHETCNDLCMGYLETFARDDLIKFRGTELKEAECTSFPVLDPSVSALELSVSMDQYSSTTSPNSYSNSQCPADVVRGNNSNPNNVSSESGRCFSQCESHKEKIVDSAFRGTDHCQAPCFGQSSIDEKISPSDLDVPGPPSCSGIGAFNGREKFSCDSTLEMDFPAYHERVSTLKGEERKSPRLEVVMNAESLPIVQCKRKGAEGINCAQDSLLLLEKDGLNQNELDESDADEDSPCWEGLNFSRIAFRDSETLDHQLDGALDHKLHENRSEERSSLNPLAPVFVPQNIELRLCHKEIECAQDDSLPFQKGASSASITLSEVQTLQYDDMARLFNWEGPKAFGPRCTYDMHNPALEPLLKGKASSFAKVDSGVSSPFLKEDFVTHTGNIGRGTNLEVPGKIINNITLHDATSVSVSAVVHVSESKSLEQWSSLGVGGPTHTEARFDVSEVVSASTRTEVDVLVNAMHSLSELLIDKCVNGYMLSAAVHDRIQVVISNLSNCTKQRERQGTSLDEANIPGILSFSNKSAYACMELQDARSLVGNISNGIPQFIEKSVEAGHVEDQMSPQTVLYKNLWLEAQEALHVMKHKASVARIKSKT
- the LOC115740840 gene encoding uncharacterized protein LOC115740840 isoform X3, with amino-acid sequence MGGSSKGQSSSLSSRLSPLAEPFKLSKPCQQQVYTRSSEPSIDSWQSLNPSAVLVHPFSSLELDGDAPGDCGYSVYDFGTDVSGFPYDYQDYPSEASPDLSGYETVSVIESSRVNCGKDVSNLVCDGQISAVEDEGTKDKKESSIGCQGSIVVKGKNASDSITYAYPLFAKQENNASKGSKSFHETCNDLCMGYLETFARDDLIKFRGTELKEAECTSFPVLDPSVSALELSVSMDQYSSTTSPNSYSNSQCPADVVRGNNSNPNNVSSESGRCFSQCESHKEKIVDSAFRGTDHCQAPCFGQSSIDEKISPSDLDVPGPPSCSGIGAFNGREKFSCDSTLEMDFPAYHERVSTLKGEERKSPRLEVVMNAESLPIVQCKRKGAEGINCAQDSLLLLEKDGLNQNELDESDADEDSPCWEGLNFSRIAFRDSETLDHQLDGALDHKLHENRSEERSSLNPLAPVFVPQNIELRLCHKEIECAQDDSLPFQKGASSASITLSEVQTLQYDDMARLFNWEGPKAFGPRCTYDMHNPALEPLLKGKASSFAKVDSGVSSPFLKEDFVTHTGNIGRGTNLEVPGKIINNITLHDATSVSVSAVVHVSESKSLEQWSSLGVGGPTHTEARFDVSEVVSASTRTEVDVLVNAMHSLSELLIDKCVNGYMLSAAVHDRIQVVISNLSNCTKQRERQGTSLDEANIPGILSFSNKSAYACMNSDSVLSNEELQDARSLVGNISNGIPQMAFGL
- the LOC115740840 gene encoding uncharacterized protein LOC115740840 isoform X1, translating into MGGSSKGQSSSLSSRLSPLAEPFKLSKPCQQQVYTRSSEPSIDSWQSLNPSAVLVHPFSSLELDGDAPGDCGYSVYDFGTDVSGFPYDYQDYPSEASPDLSGYETVSVIESSRVNCGKDVSNLVCDGQISAVEDEGTKDKKESSIGCQGSIVVKGKNASDSITYAYPLFAKQENNASKGSKSFHETCNDLCMGYLETFARDDLIKFRGTELKEAECTSFPVLDPSVSALELSVSMDQYSSTTSPNSYSNSQCPADVVRGNNSNPNNVSSESGRCFSQCESHKEKIVDSAFRGTDHCQAPCFGQSSIDEKISPSDLDVPGPPSCSGIGAFNGREKFSCDSTLEMDFPAYHERVSTLKGEERKSPRLEVVMNAESLPIVQCKRKGAEGINCAQDSLLLLEKDGLNQNELDESDADEDSPCWEGLNFSRIAFRDSETLDHQLDGALDHKLHENRSEERSSLNPLAPVFVPQNIELRLCHKEIECAQDDSLPFQKGASSASITLSEVQTLQYDDMARLFNWEGPKAFGPRCTYDMHNPALEPLLKGKASSFAKVDSGVSSPFLKEDFVTHTGNIGRGTNLEVPGKIINNITLHDATSVSVSAVVHVSESKSLEQWSSLGVGGPTHTEARFDVSEVVSASTRTEVDVLVNAMHSLSELLIDKCVNGYMLSAAVHDRIQVVISNLSNCTKQRERQGTSLDEANIPGILSFSNKSAYACMNSDSVLSNEELQDARSLVGNISNGIPQFIEKSVEAGHVEDQMSPQTVLYKNLWLEAQEALHVMKHKASVARIKSKT